From one Trachemys scripta elegans isolate TJP31775 chromosome 14, CAS_Tse_1.0, whole genome shotgun sequence genomic stretch:
- the LOC117887182 gene encoding butyrophilin subfamily 1 member A1-like: MKFLLFCQRSRFSSSLPGFIIFFITFYVHKLESAQFTVIGPSDPVIAIVGQETVLSCHLSPRMSAVNMEVRWFRSEFSSFVHWYHDGKDQYEMQMPEYRGRTELLKAGLTDGNVALRIFNIRQSDEGLYHCFVQDDTFDEVTVLELQVAGLGSAPLISVEGHQNGGIRVVCQSTDWYPEPEVLWRDLSGRYLLSLSETTSQGDNGLFETKTAIIVMEHSNQNLSCCIRNTILNQDKESAISIADSFFPRVNPWMVALSVILVVLFGFISLTVYLFTRKGKRTGEIGKQHIEIEIGKLTAALGWRRTREKVNVTLDPDTAHPQLILSEDRKSVRWRDARQDLPDNPKRFDTEFCVLGCEGFTSGRHCWEVEVGDGEFWAVGVARESVKRKGGISHNPEWGIWAVECWWGRCWALTSPPTPLPQSWVPSRIWVCLDCERKQVTFLDADNESPIFTFPPASVSGERIFPWVGVGWSSQLRLCH, encoded by the exons CCCAGTTCACAGTGATTGGACCCAGTGACCCTGTCATTGCCAtcgtgggtcaggaaacagtgtTATCTTGTCACCTGTCCCCCAGGATGAGTGCTGTAAACATGGAGGTGAGATGGTTCCGGTCTGAGTTTTCTTCCTTTGTGCACTGGTACCATGATGGGAAGGATCAGTATGAAATGCAGATGCCAGAGTATCGGGGAAGGACGGAACTTTTGAAAGCTGGGCTCACAGATGGAAACGTTGCCTTGAGGATTTTCAATATCAGACAGTCTGATGAAGGACTATACCACTGCTTTGTTCAAGATGATACATTTGATGAAGTAACTGTATTGGAACTGCAGGTAGCAG gtctgggctctgctcctctcATCTCTGTTGAGGGTCACCAGAATGGAGGGATCCGGGTGGTTTGTCAATCAACTGATTGGTATCCAGAGCCTGAAGTACTGTGGAGAGATCTCAGTGGGAGATATCTACTGTCACTCTCTGAAACAACATCCCAAGGTGATAACGGCCTGTTTGAAACAAAAACTGCTATAATTGTAATGGAGCATTCAAACCAAAACTTGTCCTGCTGCATCAGGAACACCATTCTTAATCAAGACAAGGAATCAGCCATTTCTATAGCAG attccTTTTTCCCGAGGGTTAATCCCTGGATGGTGGCTCTGAGTGTGATCctggtggttttgtttggtttcattAGCCTCACTGTTTATCTCTTTACAAGGAAAG GGAAACGTACTGGAGAAATTG gGAAACAACATATAGAAATTG AAATTG GGAAGCTTACTGCAGCACTTG GGTGGAGAAGAACTAGAGAAAAAG tgaatgtgactctggatccagacacagCTCATCCCCAGCTCATCCTGTCTGAGGATCGGAAAAGTGTGAGATGGAGAGACGCACGGCAGGATCTGCCCGACAATCCTAAGAGATTTGACACTGAGTTCTGTGTGCTGGGGTGTGAGGGATTCACCTCAGGgagacattgctgggaggtggaggtgggggatggggaattcTGGGCTGTTGGAGTTGCCAGAGAGTCTGTGAAAAGGAAGGGAGGGATCAGTCATAACCCTGagtgggggatctgggctgtggaGTGCTGGTGGGGTCGGTGCTGGGCTCTCACCTCCCCTCCGActcccctgccccaaagctgGGTCCCCAGCAGGATCTGGGTTTGTCTGGACTGTGAACGTAAGCAGGTGACATTTTTGGATGCTGATAATGAGTCCCCAATCTTCACTTTCCCACCAGCCTCTGTCTCTGGGGAGAGAATTTTCCCCTGGGTGGGAGTAGGGTGGAGTTCCCAGCTCAGACTCTGTCACTGA